CTTCCTTTTGGACCTAATGTAACTTTTACTGCATTAGCTAATGCATCAACTCCACGTTTTAGAGCATCACGTGCATCTAAGTTAAATGTGATATCTTTTGCCATTTTTATTTGTTTTTAAATTGTTTGATTTCGTTTTTATTAAATAGAACTGAACTTACGTTGTTTGTCAAAAATTAAACAACCGCAAAAATATCCGATTCGCGCATAATCAAATATTCTTTTCCGCCAATCTGAATTTCTGTACCAGCATATTTTCCGTATAAAACTTCATCTCCAACTTTTACTGTTAAAGGCTCGTCTTTTTTACCGGTTCCTACAGCAATAATTTTTCCTTTTTGTGGTTTTTCTTTTGCTGTATCTGGAATAATGATTCCACCAGATGATTTTTCTTCAGCTGCTGCAGCTTCTACAATAACTCTGTCTGCTAGAGGTTTTACTTTTACACTTGCCATAATTACTTATTTATTTAAAGGTTAAACATTAAAATTTTACATTACACAATTAGCATAAAGTATGCCAGAAGCCAAAAACTAAAAAGAATGGACATTTTTGCAGAAAGAGGCGTGCTCTTCTTAAAAGATGACACTATAGTTATGCCATCATGGCACAACTTTTTTAATTGAAAAAAAACTAAAATTATTGATTTCCAGTAGTTTCTGGAGCTGTTTGAACAGGAGTAGTAGGTGCAACAGGTGCGCCTAATGATTGTTCTTCTATTTTTTTCTTAGTTACAGATTCTGTAGTAGTTTCTTCTGCTGCTACACTTGTAGATTCTCCAATAAACATAGCTGAAACTAAACAAAGTGCTAACAAGCCAATGGCTAAAAACCAGGTCGATTTTTCTAGAAAATCGGCAGTTTTTTTAACACCCATAATTTGGTTGGAAGATGAAAAAGAGGAAGATAGGCCACCTCCCTTAGAATTTTGAACCAAAACAATTAGTATAAGTAATATACAAACTATAAAAACCAGTACTGATAAGAGAGTTGCCATTTTCTAAATTTTAAAATCGTTAATATGTTTTCTAATTTCTTCTATCTGGGCAGCAAATGTATGTTTTTTTTCAGGATATTTCAAACTTAATGCTTGATATGCTTTTAATGCCTTGTCAAAAGCACCTTGTGTAAAATAAATTCGTGCCAAGGTTTCGGTTACAAAGCTAAAATCTTCTGTTATACTTTGCTTGGCTTTATCTACCGGAGAGTAAAATGTAGCGCTGCGTTTAGATATCTTGGGCTCTTCTTTTATAAAGCGCTCAATCAAGTCTTCGTATTCGGATTTTAGCTTTTCTTCTTTTTGCTTGGCTTTGGGCTGTTTTAGCCAATATAAAAAATTGTGCTCTCCGGATTCTTCTTCAACAGAGGGTGTATTTTCTTGTTTAGCTGTTTCTTCTTTAGTGTCGGTACTTTCAGGCGTTTTGTCTTCAAATTTTTCTTTTTCTACTTCCTGTTTTATACTTGCATTAACAGCGTTGCTAATTATTTCTTTTGCAATTGGAGACAGCTTTTTTATGTCAACCACACCACCTTTTTCTTCAATTTTATTGCTATCAGCGCCTTCGTTGGCAATCGCTTGATTTAAAATTGCTTGCGTTGTTAGCTCAATTTCTGGCTTACTTTCAACCGTAAATTTTGCTACTACTAGTACCTCTTCTGGTTTTTCCTCGGCAAGGGTAGTGTGTGTGTCTGCAATTGTTGCAGTGCTGTTTTCTTTTTTTGCTTCTAAAGTTTCGGTTGTTGTAGACTCTGTTTTAGGCTCTTCACTAACAACTGGAGTTTCAATAGGGCTTTCATTTACAAAGGTTTTTTCTATTGCTGGATTAGTCGGTTTTGCTTCGGTTGTTTTTAAATCTTTGTTTATAAACGTGTAAAGCAAACTTCTATTTCCGGCATAGGCAGTAGCCTTTTTTAAGTAATGAGAATAATGAATGCTATTGTTTAGTTGTAGGCTTTTAAGGTAGAGAACATGAGCCGTTTGAAAATATGGGAATTCGGCCGTAACCTCATTAAGCAACGCAGTATTGGAGCTTATTGCGGTTTCCGATGGGTTTTTAATAATATCTAAAAAAACCTTTGTATTCATTACCAATTATTAAAGGCTCTGTTGAAAATATCTTGCACTAATTGCGTGTTTATTTCTTGTATCAACTGATTTTCTACAACTGCTAAACTAACATTACTTTGAAAATCTGCAAAACGGGTAAAGGTAGATTCAAAATTCTTAGACTCGTCAAATTTGTTTATATATTTTACGTTAATAGTAATTGTTAAACGGTTTAAAGCCGCCTGATCGTTGCTTTGTATGGCTACCGGAGCTGTACTGTAACCTGTAATAGCACCTTCAAATTCAAGATCTGCATTTTTATCGGTAAGACTCAATCTTGTTTGGGTTTGAATAATGTCGCGCAATGCTTCTGTCAAAAGCTGGCTCGACATGGGGCCTGCTAATGGAGCTTGGTTGTCAAAATATTTTACCGAAATGCTCTTCGCTTCCGGAGGAATAGTAGCTCCCGAAAAACTGTACTTCAACTTGCAGGAATGGAGAATAAGGATACAAGAGCTAAGAAGTAAGATAGAAGATAGCTTGCCAATTGAATAGCCCAATTTTAAATTCTTAATTCTAAATTTTAATCTAGAACTCAACATTAAACATTCATCATTCAACATTCTATTTTATTCTTTAATTCCGTATTCATTAATTTTTCTATAAAGCGTTCTCTCCGATATGCCGAGCTCTTTGGCAGCATTTTTTCGTCTGCCTTTGTGTTTGGTCAACGCTTTTTTTATCATTTCTT
This DNA window, taken from Bacteroidota bacterium, encodes the following:
- the secG gene encoding preprotein translocase subunit SecG → MATLLSVLVFIVCILLILIVLVQNSKGGGLSSSFSSSNQIMGVKKTADFLEKSTWFLAIGLLALCLVSAMFIGESTSVAAEETTTESVTKKKIEEQSLGAPVAPTTPVQTAPETTGNQ
- a CDS encoding LptE family protein, which produces MLSSRLKFRIKNLKLGYSIGKLSSILLLSSCILILHSCKLKYSFSGATIPPEAKSISVKYFDNQAPLAGPMSSQLLTEALRDIIQTQTRLSLTDKNADLEFEGAITGYSTAPVAIQSNDQAALNRLTITINVKYINKFDESKNFESTFTRFADFQSNVSLAVVENQLIQEINTQLVQDIFNRAFNNW
- a CDS encoding co-chaperone GroES, which codes for MASVKVKPLADRVIVEAAAAEEKSSGGIIIPDTAKEKPQKGKIIAVGTGKKDEPLTVKVGDEVLYGKYAGTEIQIGGKEYLIMRESDIFAVV